The proteins below come from a single Holdemania massiliensis genomic window:
- a CDS encoding sigma factor-like helix-turn-helix DNA-binding protein, which produces MDERIKRTKDKLRVYGSYSRDIHKVWLQLERINGAMFWHQDWPEQAAKELGIKGTDNKHPPGQQLCVQKTALEAQLKQLRAARSALGLDAWLDSLSQDDRQIIRLVYEDEMTQQEVAPRVNLTRSGVRNRIDTICKKRTAGR; this is translated from the coding sequence GTGGATGAGAGGATCAAACGGACAAAAGATAAGCTGCGAGTGTACGGATCATACTCAAGAGATATCCATAAAGTTTGGCTACAGCTTGAGCGGATCAATGGTGCGATGTTTTGGCATCAAGACTGGCCTGAGCAGGCAGCTAAAGAGCTAGGCATAAAAGGCACAGACAACAAGCACCCACCAGGTCAGCAGCTCTGCGTGCAAAAGACTGCCCTTGAAGCACAGTTAAAGCAGTTAAGAGCTGCAAGGTCTGCTTTAGGACTGGACGCTTGGCTTGACAGTTTAAGCCAGGATGACCGGCAGATCATCAGGTTAGTGTACGAGGATGAGATGACACAGCAAGAGGTGGCTCCAAGAGTTAATTTAACAAGATCGGGTGTCAGAAATAGAATCGACACAATTTGTAAAAAAAGGACCGCGGGCCGTTGA
- the terS gene encoding phage terminase small subunit, protein MPKKPDPRIEIAKELYLQGMKLVEIASQLELPEGTVRRWKCTHKWDNERSDKNQANVRKKRGGQPGNHNATGPPGNQNARKHGLFARYVQPDIREIMEDVKKKDKMELLMEAIEFWYSKIIKAQQIMYVEDHKAMTREVVVEGAESTAYDIQYAWDKQATEIKALSRAFSELRGLLKTYDELSKSEQAKEEREQRIQLIKAQVKKIQEDPENSKSGSKVVIVNDLDQVESEDRQAE, encoded by the coding sequence GTGCCGAAGAAACCCGATCCACGTATAGAGATAGCGAAGGAACTGTATCTGCAGGGCATGAAGCTGGTTGAGATTGCAAGTCAACTAGAACTCCCTGAAGGTACAGTTCGGCGCTGGAAATGTACGCACAAGTGGGATAACGAGCGTTCGGATAAAAATCAAGCGAACGTTCGGAAAAAACGAGGCGGACAGCCTGGCAATCACAATGCAACGGGACCGCCAGGAAATCAAAATGCAAGAAAGCATGGCCTCTTTGCAAGATATGTGCAGCCAGACATCAGAGAGATCATGGAAGACGTTAAAAAGAAGGATAAAATGGAATTGCTGATGGAAGCGATTGAGTTTTGGTACTCAAAGATTATCAAAGCTCAGCAGATTATGTATGTCGAAGATCATAAGGCAATGACAAGAGAAGTTGTTGTTGAAGGAGCTGAATCAACTGCCTATGATATTCAATACGCGTGGGACAAACAGGCTACAGAGATCAAAGCCCTATCCCGTGCATTTTCAGAACTTCGCGGTTTACTCAAAACTTATGATGAGCTGTCAAAAAGTGAGCAAGCAAAAGAAGAACGGGAGCAGCGCATTCAGCTTATTAAGGCACAGGTTAAAAAGATTCAAGAAGATCCTGAGAATAGTAAATCCGGCAGCAAGGTGGTGATCGTCAATGACCTCGACCAAGTCGAATCAGAAGATCGTCAAGCTGAGTAA
- a CDS encoding PBSX family phage terminase large subunit, with translation MTSTKSNQKIVKLSNVIIPKYYSTFNDTSYVHKIFTSGRAGTKSSRGALRAVYKIVSDGDCAVVIIRKFHNKLRKTVYKEVLRAIRRLELDKSDFKITASPMEIKYLPNGNTIYFTGSDSIDDTKGMIDEEKPIKLVEVDEVTEFFDKGEGEDELMNIEATFVRGNDDEFCMEYYFNPPKNQKAPVMVWLDKMKQRSDAIHIHTDYRDVPVKWLGQKLIDSALELLKNDEKMYRWLWLGECTGLDDVIYYMFNPDKHVADATATQLQHITISGIGVDYGQMNATTFQAFGLDYVDRCVRGLGEYYHSGRDSGQQRSPSEYAKDFKDFKAKIEDKLGKPITFVFIDPSAKGLAEEIKRVCPEVVIKNPDNTVNLGIDRVKKLLSYLRLFICTEQRYLNDEMYLYMWDMDSVDRGVEKPIKTNDHCQDALRYFVMGVWQYIRQMLPMITEED, from the coding sequence ATGACCTCGACCAAGTCGAATCAGAAGATCGTCAAGCTGAGTAATGTCATCATCCCTAAGTATTATTCCACCTTCAACGACACGAGCTATGTTCACAAGATTTTTACATCAGGACGTGCCGGTACGAAGTCGAGCCGTGGCGCCTTGCGGGCGGTTTATAAGATTGTATCCGACGGTGACTGCGCTGTAGTCATCATCCGCAAGTTTCACAACAAGTTGCGTAAGACAGTTTACAAAGAAGTCCTGCGGGCGATCCGGCGGTTGGAATTGGATAAATCCGATTTTAAGATCACAGCCAGTCCTATGGAGATCAAATATCTGCCTAATGGTAATACGATTTACTTTACTGGATCTGATTCGATCGATGATACCAAGGGTATGATCGATGAAGAAAAGCCGATCAAGCTGGTCGAGGTGGATGAAGTGACGGAATTCTTCGATAAGGGAGAAGGCGAAGATGAACTGATGAATATTGAAGCTACCTTTGTGCGAGGCAATGATGATGAGTTTTGCATGGAGTATTACTTCAATCCGCCGAAGAATCAGAAAGCACCAGTGATGGTCTGGCTGGATAAGATGAAGCAGCGCAGCGATGCAATCCACATTCATACTGATTACCGAGATGTGCCGGTAAAATGGCTCGGTCAGAAGCTGATCGACTCCGCACTCGAATTACTAAAGAATGATGAGAAGATGTACCGCTGGCTGTGGCTAGGAGAATGTACAGGTCTGGATGATGTTATTTACTACATGTTTAATCCGGATAAGCACGTCGCGGATGCAACGGCAACGCAGCTGCAGCACATTACAATTTCGGGGATTGGCGTGGACTACGGCCAAATGAATGCCACAACCTTTCAGGCTTTTGGATTGGACTATGTTGATCGCTGTGTTCGGGGATTGGGCGAGTATTATCACTCTGGTCGGGATTCTGGGCAGCAGCGCAGCCCCAGCGAGTATGCGAAAGATTTCAAAGACTTCAAGGCGAAGATTGAGGATAAGCTGGGAAAGCCGATAACCTTCGTTTTTATCGATCCCTCGGCGAAAGGATTGGCAGAGGAAATAAAACGAGTATGCCCAGAAGTTGTGATCAAAAATCCGGACAATACCGTGAACCTAGGCATTGACCGAGTAAAGAAGCTGCTGAGTTATCTGCGGCTTTTTATTTGCACTGAGCAACGGTACCTCAATGATGAGATGTATCTGTATATGTGGGATATGGACAGTGTTGATAGAGGTGTCGAGAAGCCAATTAAGACCAACGATCACTGTCAGGACGCGCTGCGCTATTTCGTAATGGGAGTTTGGCAGTATATCCGGCAGATGCTGCCGATGATTACAGAGGAGGATTGA
- a CDS encoding phage portal protein — MTNDVIDGFLEKLGYPVAMSGKHRQLMKEWHEWYRGKVDSFHNYTVYNGFENVDCEKLTLGMAKRSAEDWADLLLNEKVEIMTGAQEELNTILEANNFRDRANQLIELAFALGTGAFVAYASPSRTDRPVTINYINGLMIRPLKIENGEIVDCAFASQLNQDEYYISLHTRQPDGSYRIENIVFSEKSGQYSVKNLPGGVKPIVKSPVKLFWIVKPNLVNNIELDEAMGLSVYANAVDEMKDVDTKYDSYENEFVLGRKRIFVRGDTVQVNIGPDGKPRPAFDTKDTVFYAIPMEDKEAKPIQETDSKLRVEEHDRGLQTALNLFGDKVGFGADHYVFRDGKVYTNEAQVISTNSKMYRRLKKHELQLEPALIGLAQSVLYLLTGKPYTADVSVNFDDSIIEDTAEKKRQALLEFNAGLIDAVEYFKLTRNMDQSAAEKFVQEIEARKPEVEEEPGPEE; from the coding sequence ATGACAAACGATGTCATTGACGGTTTTTTAGAAAAATTAGGATACCCGGTTGCCATGTCTGGAAAGCATCGACAGCTAATGAAGGAATGGCATGAGTGGTACCGGGGGAAGGTCGATTCATTCCACAATTACACGGTTTACAACGGTTTTGAGAATGTGGACTGTGAGAAGCTGACATTGGGCATGGCCAAGCGATCCGCAGAAGACTGGGCGGATCTGCTGCTGAATGAAAAGGTTGAAATCATGACAGGGGCACAAGAAGAATTGAATACGATCTTAGAAGCGAACAATTTTCGCGATCGTGCTAATCAGCTGATCGAGTTGGCGTTTGCGTTGGGTACCGGCGCTTTTGTCGCTTATGCCTCTCCGTCTCGGACCGATCGACCAGTAACGATCAATTACATCAACGGTTTAATGATCCGACCACTTAAGATCGAAAATGGCGAGATTGTGGACTGTGCTTTTGCCAGTCAGCTGAATCAGGATGAGTATTACATCTCACTGCATACCCGCCAGCCGGACGGATCATATCGTATCGAGAATATCGTGTTCAGCGAGAAGTCAGGACAGTATTCAGTGAAGAATCTTCCGGGTGGTGTAAAACCAATTGTAAAGAGTCCAGTAAAATTGTTCTGGATTGTGAAACCGAACTTGGTCAACAACATTGAATTGGATGAAGCGATGGGTCTGTCCGTCTACGCCAATGCTGTGGATGAAATGAAAGATGTTGATACGAAGTATGACAGCTATGAAAATGAATTTGTCCTGGGTAGAAAACGGATTTTCGTACGAGGGGATACAGTCCAGGTCAATATCGGACCTGACGGCAAACCTCGCCCAGCCTTTGATACAAAGGACACTGTTTTCTATGCCATTCCGATGGAAGATAAAGAGGCTAAACCGATTCAGGAAACCGATTCAAAGCTGCGAGTTGAGGAGCATGACCGCGGGCTGCAGACGGCGCTGAACCTTTTTGGTGATAAGGTTGGCTTCGGTGCGGATCACTATGTTTTTCGAGATGGTAAGGTCTATACCAACGAGGCCCAAGTCATCAGTACCAATTCCAAGATGTACCGACGTCTTAAAAAGCATGAGCTGCAGCTTGAACCGGCGTTGATCGGTTTAGCGCAATCGGTCCTTTATCTGCTTACGGGAAAGCCATATACCGCTGACGTGTCTGTCAACTTTGATGACTCCATCATTGAGGATACAGCAGAGAAGAAGCGGCAGGCGCTGCTCGAATTCAATGCCGGATTGATTGATGCAGTCGAGTATTTTAAACTAACACGCAATATGGATCAGTCCGCTGCGGAGAAATTTGTGCAGGAAATTGAAGCACGGAAGCCGGAAGTTGAGGAAGAACCGGGACCCGAGGAATAA
- a CDS encoding phage minor capsid protein encodes MLTDEEINYLNREILAIYQDMELDLIIDIARRFDTYEKIGGSLEWHLKKLDELGSLNRETMKIIAQYSTRSEKAIRKMLKEASFANFDKRTLNKAGIDLETMMQSPAMAATFEHSYQELKESFKMIQTAAQESVRQSYMTILNTAYLETASGVYSYSQSISRSIQKMADKGIYGATYKRINPLTGEEKIIHYSIEAAVRRDTLTAVHQTANRAVLAAAEDNGVNVLEISSHLGARVSDTNPIANHAGWQGKVYLIEGNSEEYPNFAETTGYGDIQGFAGVNCRHRAFLFWPGISKPGQAQIDLQENRERRELLDQQRAMERTIRQYKRRRAAAEQCNDLEGFKKATLKVKEKQKQLIEFCDEHNLQREFEREQIAS; translated from the coding sequence ATGCTGACGGATGAGGAAATCAACTACCTGAATCGCGAGATCCTCGCGATCTATCAGGACATGGAGCTGGATCTGATCATTGATATCGCTCGACGGTTTGACACCTACGAAAAGATCGGCGGGTCTTTGGAATGGCATCTGAAAAAACTGGATGAGTTGGGATCTTTAAACCGGGAAACGATGAAGATCATCGCTCAGTATTCAACACGATCAGAAAAAGCGATCCGGAAAATGCTCAAAGAAGCTTCCTTTGCGAACTTCGACAAAAGAACACTAAACAAAGCGGGGATTGATCTAGAAACGATGATGCAAAGTCCGGCAATGGCTGCGACTTTTGAACACAGTTATCAGGAGCTTAAAGAGAGTTTTAAGATGATTCAGACGGCAGCCCAGGAGAGCGTCCGGCAATCCTACATGACCATCCTCAATACGGCTTATTTAGAGACCGCCAGCGGCGTTTACAGCTATAGTCAGTCGATCAGCCGATCAATCCAGAAAATGGCGGATAAGGGAATCTACGGAGCTACCTATAAGCGAATAAATCCGCTTACAGGTGAAGAAAAGATCATTCATTACTCGATTGAAGCTGCAGTGCGTAGGGATACGCTGACGGCAGTCCATCAGACGGCAAACCGGGCAGTTCTGGCAGCCGCAGAGGATAACGGTGTCAACGTTTTAGAGATTTCCAGTCATCTTGGAGCCAGGGTAAGTGATACGAACCCAATCGCCAATCATGCAGGCTGGCAGGGAAAGGTTTACCTAATTGAAGGAAACAGTGAGGAGTATCCGAACTTTGCGGAAACAACGGGTTACGGAGATATTCAAGGCTTCGCGGGTGTGAATTGTCGACATCGTGCTTTCCTTTTTTGGCCAGGGATTTCTAAGCCTGGACAAGCGCAAATTGATCTGCAGGAGAATCGAGAACGTCGGGAACTGCTGGATCAGCAGCGAGCGATGGAGCGAACCATCCGGCAATACAAGCGGCGCCGTGCAGCTGCAGAACAGTGCAATGATCTGGAAGGCTTTAAAAAAGCAACTTTGAAAGTGAAAGAAAAGCAGAAGCAACTCATCGAGTTCTGTGATGAACACAATCTGCAGCGGGAATTTGAAAGGGAGCAAATCGCATCATGA
- a CDS encoding HD domain-containing protein — protein MSMMLELALKVATEAHKGQKDKGGRDYINHPLTVASMCESDEEKIVALLHDVIEDTDVTLEDLKKYGFSSKILEAIDCITKQPGVSYDEYLRKIKNNELARKVKIADMTHNSDISRILDPTSKDYARVEKYKEKIQYLMN, from the coding sequence ATGAGCATGATGCTTGAGCTTGCCTTGAAGGTTGCAACAGAGGCGCATAAAGGTCAAAAGGATAAAGGCGGACGAGATTATATCAATCATCCTCTGACCGTAGCATCTATGTGTGAATCAGATGAAGAAAAGATTGTGGCTTTGCTTCATGACGTAATTGAAGATACGGATGTAACTCTCGAAGATCTAAAAAAATACGGTTTCAGTAGTAAAATTTTAGAGGCAATCGATTGCATTACGAAGCAACCTGGAGTTTCCTATGATGAATACCTTAGGAAGATAAAAAATAACGAATTGGCAAGAAAAGTTAAAATTGCTGATATGACGCATAATTCTGATATTTCAAGGATTCTGGATCCAACAAGCAAGGATTATGCAAGAGTTGAAAAGTATAAAGAGAAGATACAATATTTGATGAATTAA
- a CDS encoding phage scaffolding protein — MAKKKKSFREFLKGLELEDDTVDTIMAEFGAQTTVNLERITELEGQISGSADLQTKLTALQTQYDNDTKALKLANTKNSAVFRKFAGLGKAADLLMAKVDLDKIIVDNDGKITGGLDDQYESLTNEYKDILGSGSGSGDGGLPNGTTPPAGKNPEEMTMEEYIAYRSKL, encoded by the coding sequence ATGGCGAAGAAAAAGAAAAGCTTTCGGGAATTTTTGAAAGGGTTAGAGTTAGAAGACGACACCGTGGATACCATCATGGCTGAGTTCGGCGCTCAGACTACTGTGAATCTCGAAAGAATCACCGAACTGGAAGGACAGATCAGCGGAAGTGCGGACCTGCAGACGAAGCTGACGGCCTTGCAGACCCAATACGACAACGATACCAAAGCTCTTAAATTAGCAAACACAAAGAACAGTGCGGTTTTCCGCAAATTCGCAGGATTAGGCAAAGCGGCAGATCTACTGATGGCCAAAGTGGATCTGGATAAGATCATCGTGGACAACGACGGAAAGATCACCGGCGGTCTGGATGATCAGTATGAATCGCTTACCAATGAGTATAAGGACATCCTTGGCAGCGGATCAGGCTCCGGGGACGGCGGACTGCCGAATGGTACGACACCGCCGGCTGGTAAAAATCCGGAAGAAATGACGATGGAAGAGTACATTGCGTATCGAAGCAAACTTTAA